The Lactuca sativa cultivar Salinas chromosome 2, Lsat_Salinas_v11, whole genome shotgun sequence genome includes a window with the following:
- the LOC111907148 gene encoding embryonic protein DC-8 gives MASRQDPRARDDITGKEVRAEEAARTAADELRDVNKQRGVSGGAGEVVIEHHETPSDQNRPGIIGSIFQTVTGTFGSAKDAVIGKTHEATEKASVVSGEAAERERQNREETARKAEEYKDSAAQKAKEAKDTTMGKAGEYKDYTAQKAKETADSAAQKTKVAKDTTMGKMGEYKDYAAEKTKETADATAQKAKQTADSAAQKTKEAKDTTMGKMGEYKDYAAEKTKETADATAQKAKEAKDYTADKAIAAKDYTADKAIAAKDYTAEKAKEAKDATMQKMGNAKDYTADTAVAAKDYTADKATEGKDTAVGKMTEAKDSATGIARKAMDFFTGKKDEAKEKMTETSEATKGTLKETEEDARRKMETMHLKDQGYEARGTGVDISGGGKRDDVVRMTEDTADALRKADQMTGQAFNDVGGFDEDLGEAKGVYRVQVKKETHRK, from the exons ATGGCTTCACGACAGGATCCCAGGGCAAGAGATGATATAACCGGAAAGGAAGTGAGGGCGGAGGAGGCTGCCAGGACCGCCGCAGATGAGCTCCGAGACGTCAACAAACAAAGAGGAGTTAGTGGCGGCGCAGGGGAAGTCGTTATCGAGCACCATGAGACACCATCTGACCAGAACCGCCCCGGTATTATTGGAAGCATATTTCAAACCGTTACCGGCACCTTCGGAAGCGCCAAAGATGCAGTGATCGGAAAAACTCATGAAGCCACCGAGAAGGCGTCAGTGGTCTCCGGAGAAGCTGCAGAGAGAGAAAGACAAAACAGAGAAGAAACAGCACGAAAGGCCGAGGAGTACAAGGATTCCGCCGCTCAAAAAGCAAAAGAAGCCAAGGATACAACAATGGGGAAAGCCGGAGAGTATAAAGACTACACTGCACAGAAAGCAAAAGAAACCGCAGACTCGGCTGCACAGAAAACGAAAGTAGCGAAGGACACTACAATGGGGAAGATGGGAGAGTACAAAGATTACGCTGCTGAGAAAACAAAAGAAACAGCCGATGCAACTGCGCAGAAAGCAAAACAAACCGCTGACTCTGCTGCCCAGAAAACGAAAGAAGCGAAGGACACTACAATGGGGAAGATGGGGGAGTACAAAGATTACGCTGCTGAGAAAACAAAAGAAACCGCTGACGCAACTGCTCAGAAGGCCAAAGAAGCAAAAGATTATACTGCTGATAAGGCCATAGCAGCAAAGGATTATACTGCTGATAAAGCCATAGCAGCAAAAGATTATACCGCTGAGAAGGCAAAAGAAGCCAAGGATGCAACAATGCAGAAGATGGGTAATGCAAAAGATTACACCGCTGATACAGCAGTAGCTGCAAAGGATTACACCGCCGATAAGGCCACCGAAGGGAAGGATACTGCTGTAGGGAAAATGACTGAAGCGAAGGATTCAGCTACGGGTATTGCAAGGAAAGCTATGGATTTTTTCACAGGCAAGAAAGATGAGGCTAAAGAAAAGATGACTGAAACCAGCGAAGCTACAAAG GGGACGTTGAAGGAGACGGAGGAAGATGCAAGGAGAAAGATGGAGACTATGCATCTGAAAGATCAAGGATATGAAGCGAGGGGAACTGGTGTTGACATTTCTGGAGG TGGGAAGCGTGATGATGTGGTGAGGATGACTGAGGACACGGCGGATGCACTGAGAAAAGCTGATCAGATGACTGGTCAGGCATTCAATGACGTTGGAGGTTTTGACGAAGATCTTGGAGAGGCTAAAGGAGTGTATCGTGTGCAAGTTAAGAAAGAAACGCATCGCAAGTGA